A single region of the Neomonachus schauinslandi chromosome 3, ASM220157v2, whole genome shotgun sequence genome encodes:
- the LOC110585880 gene encoding 60S ribosomal protein L32-like, with the protein MAALRPLVKPKIVKKRTKKFIWHQSERYVKIKRNWRKPRGTDNRVRRRFKGQILMPNIGYGSNKKTKHMLPSGFRKFLVHNVKELEVLLMCNESYCAEIAHNVSSKNRKAIVERAAQLAIRVTNPNARLCNEENE; encoded by the coding sequence ATGGCTGCCCTCAGACCTCTGGTGAAGCCCAAGATCGttaaaaagaggaccaagaagTTCATCTGGCACCAGTCAGAACGCTATGTCAAAATTAAGCGCAACTGGCGGAAACCCAGAGGCACTGACAATAGGGTGCGCAGAAGATTCAAGGGCCAGATCTTGATGCCCAACATTGGTTACGggagcaacaagaaaacaaagcacatgtTGCCCAGTGGCTTCCGGAAGTTCCTAGTCCACAATGTCAAGGAGCTTGAAGTGCTGCTGATGTGCAACGAATCTTACTGTGCAGAGATTGCTCACAATGTCTCCTCCAAGAACCGCAAAGCTATTGTGGAAAGAGCAGCCCAGCTGGCAATCAGAGTCACCAATCCCAATGCCAGGCTgtgcaatgaagaaaatgaataa